The following proteins are co-located in the Flammeovirga kamogawensis genome:
- a CDS encoding family 16 glycosylhydrolase, whose translation MKNLLLTLLTILPLTIFAQDDCYEMVWSDEFNYSGAPDTEKWGYDTGGDGWGNNEDQYYTDRLTNAQVAGGKLKITARKEDFGGKYYTSARLVSKGKGDWLYGKIVVRAKLPKGQGTWPAIWMLPTDWEYGGWPSSGEIDIMEHVGYDPNVVHGTVHTESYHHSINTQVGKHIDISDATTNYHDYILEWDEDKIKLFVDEENYFTFTKHGTYKEWPFDKQFHLLLNIAMGGNWGSVGGPTDDTALPATMEIDYVRVYQNTTPQMSIKGASFADKSTTETYTVDGVNGVVTWEVPNGASIVNGQSTNTITVEWSDSAESGELKASVVGNCDTYTSTFNVKIIQGMPTSPQVSFAPVNENGASAWSVPEAFEGAFSLNGSDTVSCVLFDVEDPGVNPYIFYTFDEIYDLNDHVNFTIDLKFKDGLFPDQMRVDLLNESGNDISGDNFRIRSDAMQVDCNIWRYTYSFDPSTMNLNRVGGVKLYINYGFSSAMRGGIEISDFTFNTVVKNDEQISNDNSCGCIDDIPLSAGGFIETKYVIAPNPSKSNQTLTIFGSSVRDVSLFDLQGRLIIEYTEVSQNKIVLPHLSKGIYAIRVVGQQGTYTTQLLIN comes from the coding sequence ATGAAAAACTTACTTTTAACTTTACTTACTATATTACCATTAACCATTTTTGCTCAAGATGATTGCTATGAAATGGTATGGTCTGACGAGTTTAATTACTCAGGCGCACCTGACACTGAAAAGTGGGGTTATGATACAGGAGGCGATGGCTGGGGTAATAACGAAGATCAGTATTATACTGATCGCCTAACCAATGCTCAAGTAGCTGGAGGAAAATTAAAAATTACGGCTAGGAAAGAAGATTTTGGTGGTAAATATTATACTTCTGCCCGTTTAGTTTCTAAAGGCAAAGGAGATTGGTTGTATGGTAAAATTGTAGTTAGAGCAAAATTACCAAAAGGGCAGGGTACTTGGCCTGCAATATGGATGTTACCAACAGATTGGGAATATGGTGGCTGGCCATCTAGTGGTGAAATTGATATTATGGAGCATGTTGGTTACGATCCAAATGTTGTTCATGGTACTGTACATACAGAATCTTATCATCATTCAATAAACACTCAAGTTGGTAAACATATTGATATAAGTGACGCAACAACTAATTACCACGATTATATTTTAGAGTGGGATGAGGATAAAATTAAATTATTTGTAGACGAAGAGAACTACTTTACTTTTACAAAACATGGAACTTATAAAGAGTGGCCATTTGATAAACAATTTCATTTACTTTTAAACATTGCAATGGGTGGTAATTGGGGTTCTGTTGGAGGTCCTACTGATGATACAGCCTTGCCTGCAACAATGGAAATTGATTATGTGAGGGTTTATCAAAATACAACTCCTCAAATGTCTATTAAAGGGGCCTCTTTTGCAGATAAGTCTACAACAGAAACTTATACTGTTGATGGTGTAAATGGTGTTGTTACATGGGAAGTGCCAAATGGGGCTTCTATTGTAAATGGGCAATCTACTAATACAATTACTGTAGAATGGTCTGACAGTGCCGAGAGTGGAGAATTAAAGGCTTCAGTAGTGGGAAATTGTGATACATATACTTCTACATTTAATGTGAAAATAATTCAAGGAATGCCTACTTCACCACAAGTTTCTTTTGCTCCAGTAAATGAAAATGGAGCTTCAGCTTGGAGTGTTCCTGAAGCTTTTGAAGGTGCTTTTTCTTTAAATGGAAGTGATACAGTAAGCTGCGTTTTATTTGATGTAGAAGACCCTGGAGTGAACCCATATATCTTCTATACTTTTGATGAAATCTATGATTTAAATGATCATGTAAACTTTACAATTGATTTAAAATTTAAAGATGGTTTATTCCCTGATCAAATGAGAGTTGATTTACTGAATGAGAGTGGAAACGACATTAGTGGAGATAATTTTAGAATAAGATCTGATGCTATGCAAGTTGATTGTAATATATGGAGATACACGTATTCTTTTGATCCATCTACTATGAATTTAAATAGAGTTGGAGGAGTTAAATTATATATTAATTATGGTTTCTCTTCGGCAATGAGAGGAGGGATAGAAATATCAGATTTTACCTTTAATACAGTGGTGAAAAATGATGAACAAATATCAAATGATAATTCATGCGGTTGTATTGATGACATTCCATTATCAGCAGGTGGTTTTATAGAAACAAAATATGTTATCGCTCCAAATCCATCAAAATCGAATCAAACATTAACAATATTCGGCAGTAGTGTGCGCGATGTGTCTTTATTTGATCTACAAGGTAGATTGATTATTGAGTATACAGAGGTGAGTCAAAATAAAATAGTTTTACCTCATCTATCTAAAGGTATTTATGCAATTAGAGTTGTTGGCCAGCAAGGTACTTATACAACTCAGTTATTAATTAATTAG
- a CDS encoding glycoside hydrolase family 16 protein, protein MKRILLLSAIASLLLSCNQKKETKTVNNVASDTSSEYHLVWSDEFNTDGMPDTTKWSYDVEGNKWQWGNNELQAYTANRSQNVKITNGVLEITAIKEKYNDPISTKTFDYTSTRLVSQNKGDWLYGKFVIRAKLPSGRGTWPAIWMLPTDWKYGKWPNSGEIDIMEHVGYEKDSIYASAHTASYHHSIGTNKTKAIAIKDAESEFHEYIVEWGPEEYSVFVDDQKYFTFKNEHNSYKEWPYDQRFHMILNLAVGGMWGGLKGIDEAIWPQTLYIDYVRVYQK, encoded by the coding sequence ATGAAAAGAATACTACTACTATCTGCAATAGCTAGCTTATTATTGAGCTGTAATCAAAAAAAAGAAACTAAAACAGTAAACAATGTAGCTTCTGATACATCGAGTGAGTATCATTTGGTATGGTCTGATGAATTTAATACAGATGGAATGCCTGATACAACAAAATGGAGTTATGATGTTGAAGGAAATAAATGGCAATGGGGTAATAATGAGTTGCAAGCATATACAGCTAATAGGTCTCAAAATGTAAAAATTACTAATGGAGTATTAGAAATTACCGCTATCAAAGAAAAATATAATGACCCTATTTCTACTAAAACATTTGATTATACATCAACTAGATTAGTCTCTCAAAATAAAGGAGATTGGTTATACGGTAAATTTGTAATTAGAGCAAAATTACCATCTGGAAGAGGTACTTGGCCTGCAATATGGATGTTGCCTACAGATTGGAAGTACGGTAAATGGCCCAATAGTGGCGAAATTGATATTATGGAGCATGTAGGCTATGAGAAAGATAGTATTTATGCTTCTGCTCATACAGCCTCTTATCATCATTCAATAGGGACTAATAAAACGAAAGCAATTGCTATTAAAGATGCTGAAAGTGAGTTCCATGAATACATTGTAGAATGGGGACCAGAAGAATACAGTGTCTTTGTAGATGATCAAAAATATTTCACTTTTAAAAATGAGCACAATTCGTATAAAGAATGGCCTTATGATCAAAGATTCCATATGATTCTTAACCTTGCTGTTGGAGGAATGTGGGGAGGATTGAAAGGTATAGATGAAGCCATCTGGCCACAGACACTTTATATTGATTATGTTAGAGTATATCAGAAATAA
- a CDS encoding glycoside hydrolase family 3 N-terminal domain-containing protein yields MKNIFVKGLATAALCSVLYGFNSPEVPQKQKENIEIVVNSNLSIEEKVDKILMQLTLEEKVGQMTQITLDVITKGESVFVSDEPLELDKKLLEEAIKKYKIGSVLNTANNRARTPEKWNEIITQIQKVAMKEIGVPVLYGVDAIHGTTYTAGATFFPQQIGMAATWNPELNRQGSAVTAYETRASSIPWDFSPVLDMGRNPAWPRIWETYGEDVYLTSQMGIAAIDGYEGKDNDLSDPTKVAACIKHFIGYGSERSGKDRTPSYLPEIELREHYLPSYKAAIDAGAHTIMINSGIINGVPVHASYEMLTKLLKEELGFEGLVVTDWADIENLHNRDKVAVSHKEAVKQSINAGIDMSMVPYNFDFAPYLIELVNEGEVPMSRIDDAVKRILKVKMELGLFEKPAPKKGDYPKFGSKEHEQIAYNAASESITLLKNDKGVLPLSKDSKILVTGPNANSMRTLNGGWTYSWQGEKTEEFAQDYNTILESVQNEFGKDNVKFASGVEYKHDGLYHEEQNIDIDAAVKAADGVDVILLCLGENTYTETPGNLHDLYISQNQRKLAEALAKTGKPVVLVLNEGRPRLISQFEGDMSAVVHTYLPGNFGGDALADILSGDVNPSGKLPYSYPMYPNSLGTYDHKPSEASEKMEGMYDYNSSLPFQYPFGFGLSYTSYQYSDIKISSASILPNADFTVSVTVKNTGKVEGKEVVQLYTKDLYASITPDNKRLRRFEKITLKPGESKVVTFELNGKDLAFIGADNKKIVEAGDFRLMIGDQSTEFKVSESVSF; encoded by the coding sequence ATGAAAAACATTTTTGTAAAAGGACTTGCAACAGCGGCTCTTTGTTCTGTACTTTATGGATTTAATTCGCCAGAAGTTCCTCAGAAACAAAAAGAGAATATTGAAATAGTAGTTAATAGTAACTTATCAATCGAAGAAAAAGTAGATAAGATATTAATGCAGTTAACTTTAGAGGAAAAAGTGGGGCAGATGACTCAGATAACTCTAGATGTTATTACCAAAGGAGAAAGTGTATTTGTAAGTGATGAGCCTTTAGAACTTGACAAAAAGTTACTTGAAGAAGCTATCAAAAAATATAAAATTGGTTCTGTATTAAATACAGCCAATAACAGAGCTCGTACTCCTGAAAAGTGGAATGAAATCATTACACAAATTCAGAAGGTAGCTATGAAAGAAATTGGAGTTCCAGTATTGTATGGTGTAGACGCAATTCACGGTACTACGTATACGGCTGGAGCAACATTTTTTCCACAACAAATTGGTATGGCGGCAACATGGAACCCTGAATTAAACCGTCAGGGGTCTGCAGTAACTGCTTATGAAACTAGAGCTAGTTCAATTCCTTGGGATTTTTCACCGGTTTTAGATATGGGAAGAAACCCAGCATGGCCACGTATTTGGGAAACATACGGTGAAGATGTTTATTTAACATCTCAAATGGGTATTGCTGCAATTGATGGGTACGAAGGAAAAGACAATGATTTGTCAGATCCAACAAAAGTAGCTGCTTGTATCAAACACTTTATTGGTTATGGTAGCGAACGTTCTGGTAAAGATAGAACACCTTCGTATTTACCAGAAATTGAATTAAGAGAGCATTATTTGCCATCGTATAAAGCTGCAATTGATGCAGGAGCTCATACTATCATGATTAATTCTGGAATTATTAACGGAGTGCCAGTTCATGCTAGTTATGAGATGTTGACTAAACTTTTAAAAGAAGAATTAGGCTTTGAAGGTTTAGTAGTTACAGATTGGGCAGATATTGAAAACCTACACAATAGAGATAAAGTTGCTGTATCGCATAAAGAAGCAGTAAAACAATCTATTAATGCAGGGATTGACATGTCGATGGTTCCATATAACTTCGATTTTGCTCCTTACCTTATTGAGTTAGTGAACGAAGGTGAGGTACCAATGTCAAGAATTGACGATGCGGTAAAAAGAATATTAAAAGTGAAAATGGAATTAGGCTTATTCGAAAAGCCTGCTCCTAAAAAAGGAGATTATCCTAAATTTGGAAGCAAAGAGCATGAGCAAATTGCTTATAACGCGGCTTCTGAATCGATCACTTTATTAAAGAATGATAAGGGTGTTTTACCTTTATCAAAAGATTCTAAAATTTTAGTTACAGGCCCTAATGCAAATTCAATGCGTACATTGAACGGCGGGTGGACATACTCTTGGCAAGGTGAAAAAACAGAAGAATTTGCCCAAGATTATAACACAATATTAGAGTCTGTTCAAAATGAATTTGGAAAAGACAATGTGAAATTTGCTTCTGGAGTTGAATATAAGCATGATGGTTTATATCACGAAGAGCAAAATATTGATATTGATGCAGCAGTAAAAGCAGCTGATGGAGTTGATGTAATCTTACTTTGTTTAGGAGAGAATACATATACAGAAACTCCTGGTAACTTACATGATTTGTATATTTCACAAAATCAAAGAAAGTTAGCAGAAGCTCTTGCGAAAACAGGAAAGCCTGTAGTATTGGTATTAAATGAAGGACGACCTCGTTTAATTTCTCAATTTGAAGGGGATATGTCTGCAGTTGTACATACATATTTACCGGGTAATTTTGGTGGAGATGCTTTAGCTGATATTTTATCAGGTGATGTAAATCCAAGTGGTAAATTACCTTATTCATACCCAATGTATCCTAACTCATTAGGAACATATGACCATAAGCCGTCAGAAGCTTCTGAGAAAATGGAAGGTATGTATGATTACAATTCATCTTTACCATTCCAATATCCATTTGGATTTGGTTTAAGTTATACTTCATACCAGTATTCAGATATTAAAATTTCTTCTGCATCAATTCTTCCAAATGCAGATTTTACAGTATCTGTTACTGTAAAGAACACTGGGAAAGTAGAAGGGAAAGAAGTTGTCCAATTGTATACAAAGGACCTTTATGCTTCTATTACGCCAGACAATAAAAGGTTAAGAAGATTTGAAAAAATCACACTTAAGCCAGGAGAATCAAAAGTAGTTACGTTTGAATTGAATGGAAAAGATTTGGCATTTATTGGAGCTGATAATAAAAAAATAGTTGAAGCTGGAGATTTTAGATTAATGATTGGAGATCAATCAACAGAATTTAAAGTTTCTGAATCAGTTTCATTCTAA
- a CDS encoding RagB/SusD family nutrient uptake outer membrane protein, which translates to MKIKHILIAGSLVFGSLSMTSCADYLELQPTNAQTSDTFFRSSTEARQALVGVYEKLRSDYNGAPNSTPMFDMAMGDDAYVGGSPDGNDMAYFQQMSKFQAQTNNEAGQAAWNKCYGGIQRANTLLANYDNIDFTSNESDIKDQYKGEATFLRAHYYFELVRLFENIPVFTTVLTGDEWKSIEQSTVDNTYATIAKDIMDAIPLMATAIPEGEEGRLNQFAAKAELVKIFMFYTGVYNKSELPVLGGTAISKSDIISIADDVIANSGTTLATNYVDLFNQSGNYNNEVLFEIPFANTGSGDWGDYSYGNILAQMSGPRSHSSTLLADGWGFMSPSRELETSFEANDLRKSGTIVYAKELIDLQGDVYVANYNFTSMHSRKYTTHAWNLASNEPALNWAQNYHYIRLADILLLAAELNLTSDAGKAEGYFNQVRSRAGLASKSQITLDDIKLERRVELALEGHRYFDVLRWSNGQMSNVSSELDVTNYVLTPPTDNNPSYINDNGDNFTGDIGTAETYNRTFDVEKRGFLPIPQVEVDLHSMLKQNAGY; encoded by the coding sequence ATGAAAATTAAACATATATTAATCGCAGGTAGTCTTGTATTTGGTTCATTATCAATGACATCTTGTGCAGATTACTTAGAGCTTCAACCAACGAATGCTCAAACTTCAGATACTTTTTTCAGATCTTCTACAGAAGCAAGACAAGCATTAGTAGGTGTCTACGAGAAATTACGTTCAGATTACAATGGTGCTCCTAACAGTACACCAATGTTTGATATGGCTATGGGAGATGATGCTTACGTTGGAGGTTCTCCTGATGGTAATGATATGGCTTACTTTCAACAAATGAGTAAGTTTCAGGCACAAACAAATAATGAAGCAGGTCAAGCAGCTTGGAATAAATGTTATGGAGGTATTCAAAGAGCAAATACTCTCTTAGCAAATTATGATAATATTGATTTTACATCTAATGAATCAGATATTAAAGATCAATATAAAGGAGAGGCTACTTTTTTGAGAGCTCATTATTATTTTGAATTAGTTAGACTATTTGAGAATATTCCAGTATTTACAACTGTTTTAACAGGTGATGAATGGAAATCAATAGAGCAATCTACAGTAGACAATACATATGCTACAATTGCAAAAGACATTATGGATGCTATTCCATTAATGGCAACTGCAATTCCTGAAGGAGAAGAAGGGCGTTTAAATCAGTTTGCTGCAAAAGCAGAATTGGTGAAAATTTTCATGTTCTATACAGGGGTATATAATAAGTCTGAATTACCTGTTTTAGGTGGTACTGCAATTTCTAAATCTGATATTATTTCAATCGCAGATGATGTTATTGCAAATTCAGGGACTACTTTGGCAACTAATTATGTAGATCTTTTCAACCAAAGTGGTAATTACAATAATGAAGTTTTATTTGAAATTCCTTTTGCTAATACTGGTTCAGGTGATTGGGGTGATTATTCTTATGGTAATATATTAGCTCAAATGTCAGGACCAAGAAGTCATTCGAGTACGTTACTAGCTGATGGTTGGGGTTTCATGTCTCCAAGTAGAGAATTAGAGACTTCTTTTGAGGCGAATGATCTTCGTAAATCAGGTACAATTGTTTATGCTAAAGAGTTAATAGATTTGCAAGGTGATGTTTATGTAGCTAATTATAATTTTACATCAATGCACTCGAGAAAATATACAACTCATGCATGGAATCTAGCTTCTAATGAACCAGCATTGAACTGGGCTCAAAATTACCACTATATTCGTTTAGCAGATATTTTATTATTAGCTGCTGAATTAAACTTAACATCTGATGCAGGAAAAGCTGAAGGGTATTTTAATCAAGTTAGATCTAGAGCTGGGTTAGCTTCTAAATCACAAATTACTTTAGATGATATTAAGTTAGAAAGAAGAGTAGAATTGGCATTAGAAGGTCATAGATATTTTGATGTATTGAGATGGTCAAATGGTCAAATGTCAAATGTTTCTTCAGAATTAGATGTTACAAACTATGTTTTAACTCCTCCTACTGATAATAATCCTAGTTATATTAATGATAATGGAGATAATTTCACTGGAGATATAGGTACTGCAGAGACATATAACAGAACATTTGATGTAGAAAAAAGAGGGTTCTTACCAATTCCACAGGTTGAAGTTGATTTACACTCAATGTTAAAGCAAAACGCAGGTTACTAA
- a CDS encoding SusC/RagA family TonB-linked outer membrane protein has translation MKLLLQSKQLVALFLGMLLFMSAGLVSAQERIVSGTITDSKDGSALPGVNVKIKGSSTGTITDFDGQFKLSLDADATEIIFSFIGYTAKTVVIGQQTTFNVKLDEDVEQLEEVVVVGYQVQKKSVVTGAIASVKSEDITQTPVQNAAQSLQGKTPGVLVTPVSGQPGAGIDIRVRGTGSNGSNSPLYVVDGVQMDNINFLNPNDIESIEVLKDAASAAIYGSRGANGVVLVSTKKGKEGRTIVSYDGYYGVQEPWRKTPVMNANEYMMFHNEGAINGGKNPRFSSDDMANNQTDTNWQDEMFKSAPIQSHNVQMTGGTENSQFMASVGYFGQKGIVAPEKSNFDRYTVRLNSSHKISEYFKAGSNITFSREEKAGINEQNQFGGVLQNALLHDPLTTVWQDDPAVIALYDTFAIKPANKNGRYYAISDQELREITNPMARINNTYSEDASNKFLGNIFIEVTPGIKGLRFRTDAGIDVGNWYNRNYNPEAYYNDVAKTATSGINQQAGNYLTFQWENVLTYDLDLGEGHKLNFLAGTTLRNSSGRDQGSARNDLQIPGWENAWVSNGADNDTQKAWGSNWEHRLVSFFGKVGYDYKDKYLLSATARYDGSSNFGPNNKFGFFPSVQAGWILSQEEFLKSSDVVNFLKLRASWGRVGNENIGSFGYLELFGNTPSYPIGTSQNMVPGYGITRMSNPDLKWEAAEEINVGIDAGFLDDKITTTLDVYSRERQDLLGTQPVPGFTGVGGPLYNLGTVTNQGIEASVTYSKRDGDFHFDITANASYNDNKVTQIANGDGKVYGPGLFGVEGQLMMEEGHALPYFYGFKTDGIFQNQGDIDAHAKEGNPIQPEAQPGDIKYVDINGDGKIDINDRTDIGSPVHSWMYGLNVRMDYKGFDFSMFWQGQAGGKLVNGTTRPSDLLEVQNYPVRYLDRWTGEGTTNEFPRFTYADQNKNFTRINDMVHIEDASYLRLKNLQIGYTLPQQISKKAGMSKLRVYVSGNNLITITDYSGMDPEVAHGGSWTGFDNGSYPQARAYLLGLNVTF, from the coding sequence ATGAAATTACTTCTACAATCAAAACAACTAGTAGCCTTGTTTTTAGGTATGCTGTTGTTTATGTCGGCGGGCTTAGTCTCTGCCCAAGAACGAATCGTGTCTGGTACAATTACAGACTCTAAAGATGGAAGCGCCCTACCAGGTGTTAACGTTAAAATTAAAGGTTCATCTACTGGTACTATCACAGATTTTGATGGTCAGTTTAAATTATCATTAGATGCAGACGCTACAGAAATTATCTTCTCTTTTATTGGTTACACTGCAAAAACAGTAGTAATAGGTCAGCAAACTACATTTAATGTAAAGCTAGATGAGGACGTAGAGCAACTTGAAGAAGTTGTTGTTGTAGGTTATCAAGTACAAAAGAAATCAGTTGTAACAGGTGCAATTGCATCAGTTAAATCTGAAGATATTACGCAAACTCCAGTACAAAACGCAGCACAATCATTACAAGGTAAAACACCAGGTGTACTTGTTACTCCAGTATCAGGTCAGCCAGGTGCAGGTATTGACATTCGTGTTCGTGGTACAGGTTCTAACGGTTCTAACTCTCCGTTATACGTAGTTGACGGAGTTCAAATGGACAACATCAATTTTCTAAACCCAAATGATATTGAATCTATTGAAGTATTAAAAGATGCAGCTTCTGCAGCTATTTATGGTTCACGTGGAGCAAACGGTGTAGTTTTAGTTTCAACTAAAAAAGGTAAAGAAGGAAGAACAATCGTTTCTTACGATGGTTACTATGGTGTTCAAGAGCCTTGGAGAAAAACTCCTGTTATGAATGCAAATGAATACATGATGTTTCATAATGAAGGTGCTATAAATGGTGGTAAGAATCCTAGATTCTCTTCAGATGATATGGCAAATAACCAGACTGATACTAATTGGCAAGATGAAATGTTCAAATCAGCACCAATTCAAAGCCATAATGTTCAAATGACAGGTGGTACTGAAAATTCTCAATTTATGGCGTCTGTTGGCTATTTTGGTCAAAAAGGTATTGTAGCACCTGAGAAATCAAATTTTGACAGGTATACAGTTCGATTAAATTCATCTCATAAGATTTCAGAATATTTTAAAGCTGGTTCAAATATTACTTTCTCTAGAGAAGAAAAGGCAGGTATTAATGAGCAAAACCAGTTCGGAGGTGTTTTACAGAATGCATTATTGCATGATCCATTAACAACAGTATGGCAAGATGATCCAGCTGTAATTGCTTTGTATGATACTTTTGCTATTAAGCCAGCTAATAAGAATGGTCGTTACTATGCTATTTCTGATCAAGAATTAAGAGAGATTACTAACCCAATGGCTAGAATAAATAATACTTATAGTGAGGATGCTAGTAATAAATTTTTAGGTAATATCTTTATAGAAGTCACTCCAGGAATCAAAGGCTTACGTTTTAGAACAGATGCTGGTATTGATGTAGGTAACTGGTATAATAGAAATTATAATCCAGAAGCTTATTATAATGATGTAGCTAAAACAGCGACTTCAGGTATAAATCAACAAGCTGGCAATTATTTAACATTCCAATGGGAGAATGTATTAACTTATGATTTGGATCTTGGAGAAGGTCATAAATTAAATTTCTTAGCAGGTACTACATTACGTAATAGCTCAGGAAGAGATCAAGGTTCTGCTAGAAATGATTTGCAAATACCTGGCTGGGAAAATGCATGGGTATCTAACGGAGCAGATAATGATACTCAAAAAGCTTGGGGTAGTAATTGGGAACACCGTCTTGTTTCATTCTTTGGTAAAGTAGGTTATGATTATAAAGATAAATATCTTTTAAGTGCTACAGCTCGTTATGATGGTTCATCTAACTTTGGACCTAACAACAAGTTTGGTTTCTTCCCTTCAGTTCAAGCAGGTTGGATTCTTTCGCAAGAAGAATTCCTAAAATCAAGTGATGTAGTTAACTTCTTAAAACTGAGAGCTTCTTGGGGTAGAGTGGGTAATGAGAACATTGGTTCATTTGGTTACTTAGAATTATTTGGTAACACACCTTCTTATCCAATCGGAACTTCACAAAACATGGTGCCAGGTTATGGTATTACAAGAATGTCTAACCCAGATTTAAAATGGGAAGCAGCAGAAGAAATCAATGTAGGTATTGATGCTGGCTTTTTAGACGATAAAATTACAACTACTTTAGATGTTTATTCAAGAGAACGTCAAGATTTATTAGGAACACAACCTGTACCTGGTTTCACAGGTGTTGGTGGGCCTTTATATAACTTAGGAACAGTAACAAATCAAGGAATAGAGGCATCTGTTACATATTCAAAGAGAGATGGTGATTTCCATTTTGATATTACCGCAAATGCATCATACAATGATAATAAAGTAACTCAAATAGCAAATGGAGACGGTAAAGTTTATGGTCCTGGATTATTTGGGGTTGAAGGTCAGTTAATGATGGAAGAAGGGCACGCACTACCATACTTCTACGGTTTCAAAACGGATGGTATCTTCCAAAATCAAGGAGATATTGATGCACATGCTAAAGAAGGTAATCCAATTCAACCAGAAGCACAACCAGGTGATATCAAATATGTTGATATTAATGGTGATGGTAAAATTGATATTAATGATAGAACTGATATTGGAAGCCCTGTGCATTCATGGATGTATGGTCTTAATGTAAGAATGGATTACAAAGGTTTTGATTTCTCAATGTTTTGGCAAGGTCAAGCTGGTGGAAAGTTAGTAAATGGTACAACTCGTCCATCAGATCTGTTAGAAGTTCAAAATTACCCTGTAAGATATTTAGATCGTTGGACTGGTGAAGGAACAACAAATGAATTCCCACGTTTTACGTATGCCGATCAAAATAAAAATTTCACAAGGATAAACGATATGGTACACATTGAAGATGCTTCATATTTAAGATTGAAAAACCTTCAAATCGGTTATACATTACCTCAGCAAATATCAAAAAAGGCAGGTATGAGTAAATTAAGAGTTTATGTATCAGGTAACAATTTAATTACTATTACAGATTACTCAGGAATGGATCCTGAAGTAGCTCATGGAGGTTCGTGGACAGGTTTTGATAATGGTTCATACCCACAAGCTAGAGCTTATCTACTTGGTTTAAATGTTACATTCTAA